The Mesorhizobium sp. B2-8-5 genome segment TCAAGGACGGCGCTTTCTATGGCTGGCCCTACAGCTACTACGGCCAGCATGTCGATCCGCGCGTGATGCCGCAGCGGCCGGACATGGTGGCGAAGGCCATCCCGCCGGATTACGCGCTGAGCTCGCATGTCGCGCCGCTCGGGCTTGCCTTCTACACCGCAAGCAACCTGCCGCAATCCTATCGCGGCGGCGCTTTTGTCGGCGAGCATGGCAGTTGGGACCGCTCCCGCTTCAACGGCTACAAGGTCGTCTTCGTGCCGTTCAGCGGCGGGCATCCGAACGGCATGGCGCAGGACGTCGTCACCGGCTTCCTCAACGACAAGGGCGAGGCGAGGGGTCGTCCGGTCGGCGTTGCCGTCGACAAATCCGGCGCCCTGCTGATTGCCGACGATGTCGGCAACACGGTGTGGCGGGTCACCGCCGCGGCGCCGGGATCCACGTAGGAACCTGGCTCAATCCCCGGACATCGAGCGGGCCATGTCGAGGAAGGCGCGCACGAGCTTGCCGCCGCTGCGCTCGCGCAGGCAGATCAGCGCTTCGTCCATCAGCGTCTCCGGCGCGTCGATTGTGATCGGCACCAGCCGCGAGTCGTGGCCGAACTCGGCCGCCGACACGAAACCGACGCCGGCTCCGGAGGCGACGATCTCGCGCACGGCCTCACGGCCTTCCGCTTCGATGGCGGGCTTCAGCTCGACATTCGAAGCCGCGGCAAGATCTTCCAGCTTCTTGCGCGTTTTCGAGCCGCGCTCGCGCATCACGAGCGGTTCCTGCGCGAGCTGTCCGAGTGTCAGCGATTTCCTGTCCGACAACGGGTGTTCGGCGGAGACGAAGGCGGTGATCGGCGTCGAGTTGAGTTTGAGCATCTCGAAATCGCGTCCCGCCGGCATTTCGCCGAGAACGCCTATATCGGCTTCATAGCTGTAAAGGCTGCTGATCACAGTTTCCGTGTTACCGGAGCGCACGGACACCTGGACGCCGGGGTAGCGGGCGCGAAAGGCGCCAAGGATATGCAGCAGATGGTGCGCCGCGTCGGCAACGATGCGCAACGTGCCGGAGCGCAACGCGCGCGATTCGGTCAAAAGTTCGAGCGCCTGCTGCTCGGTCTCGAACATGCGGTGGGTGATCTCGAGCAGCCTCTGGCCCTGAGTGGTCAGCGTGACCTGCTTCTTGTTCCGGTTGAACAGGAGCACGTCATATTCTTCCTCCAGCTTGCGCACCTGGTCCGAAATCGCCGGCTGGGTCAGGAAAAGCGCCTCCGCCGCACGCGAGAAGCCGCCGGAAATGGCCACCTGATGAAATGCTCTGAGCTGGACATAACGCATCCGCGTGGTTCCCGTACTGGCGCCTGAGCGTCAGGCTGTTATCATTAATCAGATCGATACATCAATACAAAATAACGATTTTACAAATATGTCCTACCCGCCGAGAATGACTGTCATATTCCGATGACAGAATCGAAGTGGGAGGGCAGCATGCTCGCTGAGATGAAACTTGCGGCGGCCAAGCCGCTGGATGGGCCGGCACTCGGCGAACCTTATCTGCTGACGCCCGGCCCGCTTACCACGGCTTACGCCGTCAAGCAGGCGATGCTGCGCGACTGGGGCTCCTGGGACGGCGATTTCCGCGCCATGACCGCCGAGCTTCGCCGCCGCCTGCTGGCGCTCACCGGCGACAGCCGTGACGAGTTCGACTGCGTGCCGATGCAGGGCAGCGGATCGTTCTGCGTCGAAGCCATGCTCGGTTCGTTCGTTCCCCGGGATGGCAAGGTCCTGGTTTTAGCCAACGGCGCCTACGGTCTGCGCGCGGCGCAAACCATGCAGTATATCGGCCGCGCCTACACGTTGATCGACAAGGGCGACTATCTGCCGCCGCGCGGCGAAGAGGTCGCGGCGGCTCTCGAGGCCGACCCCGCCATCACCCATGTCATCGCCATCCATTGCGAAACCAGTTCCGGCATCCTCAACCCGGTCGCCGAGATATCGGAGGCTGTCTATGCCAACGGCCGCAAGCTGCTGGTCGATTCAATGAGCGCGTTCGGCGCCATCCCGCTCGACGTCAATGAGATCCGATACGAGGCGATGGTGTCGTCGGCCAACAAATGCATCGAGGGCGTGCCGGGTTTCGGCTTCGTCATCGCCCGCAAGAGCGAACTGGAGGCAGCCAAGGGGCGTAGCCATTCGCTGTCGCTCGACGTCCATGCGCAATGGGCGAACATGAACAAGACCGGGCAGTGGCGCTACACGCCGCCGACCCATGTCGTCGCGGCCTTCCTCGAGGCGCTGCGCCTGCACGAGGCGGAAGGCGGCGTCGCCGGCCGCGGCGCGCGCTATACGCTGAACCGCGACGTCATGGTGGCCGGCATGCGCGCGCTCGGTTTCGAGACGTTGCTCAAGGATCGCTGGCTGTCGCCGATCATCGTCACCTTCTTCAGCCCTGCGCATCCGAACTTCGCCTTCGACAGGTTCTACGAACTGATGAAGGACAAGGGCTTCATCATCTATCCGGGCAAGCTCACGGTCGTGGACTCCTTCCGCATCGGCTGCATCGGCCAGATGGACGAGCATGTCATGCGCCGTGTGGTCGAAGCAGCCTCCCAGTCGCTGAACGAAATGGGCGTCGACACCGCCGCCCCGTCCCCCGCCGCTATCGCCGAGCGCGCCAAGCTCGCCGCCTGAAGGTCTTTTGAGGATTTCCGATGAACCAGATGTCTCCCGTCAACGTCACGGCCAACGGCCGTTCCTATGCCTGGCCGCGCGTGCCGGCCATCGCCATCTGCCTCGACGGCTGCGAGCCGGCCTATCTCGACGAGGCTATTCATGCCGGACTGATGCCAGCGCTCGAAAAGATCAAGAAGAAGGGCACGGTGCGCTTCGCCCATTCGGTGATCCCGAGCTTCACCAACCCCAACAATCTGTCGATCGCCACCGGCCGGCCGCCAGCTGTGCACGGCATCTGCGGCAACTACCTCTACAACCCGGAGACGGGCGAGGAGGTGATGATGAACGACCCGAAGTTCCTGCGCGCGCCGACGGTGTTCCAGGCCTTCTACGATGCAGGCGCCAAGGTGGCGGTGGTGACGGCCAAGGACAAGCTCAGGGCGCTGCTCGGCAAGGGACTGAAGTTCGACGACGGCCGGGCGATGTGCTTCTCGGCCGAGAGGTCCGACACCACGACGAAAATCGAGCACGGCATCGACAACGCGTCGAAGCATTTCGGCCTGCCAGTGCCCGAGGTCTATTCCGCGGAGCTTTCGGAATTCGTCTTCGCCGCCGGCGTGCAACTCCTGAAGGAGTTCCGGCCGGACGTGATGTATCTCACCACCACCGACTACGTGCAGCACAAATACGCGCCGGGCGTGCCCCAAGCCAACGCCTTCTACGAGATGTTCGACAAATACCTGGCGCAGCTGGATGCGCTGGGCGCGGCGATCGTCGTCACCGCCGACCACGGCATGAAGCCGAAGCACCATGCCGACGGCTCGCCCAACGTGGTCTATGTGCAAGACCTTCTCGACGAATGGCTGGGCAAGGAAGCCGCCCGTGTCATCCTGCCGATCACCGACCCCTATGTCGTGCATCATGGGGCGCTGGGCTCCTTCGCCACCGCCTACCTTCCCAAAGGCGCGGACCGCGAGGCGGTGATGGAAAAGCTGCGCAAGGTCGAGGATATCATCCTGGTGCTCGGCCGCGAGGAAGGCTGCGCCCGCTTCGAACTGCCCGAGGACCGCATGGGCGACATCATCCTGATCTCGGGCGAGAACAAGACGATCGGCACGTCCGAACACCGGCACAATCTGGCCGCGCTCGACGAGCCGCTGCGCTCGCATGGCGGGCTGACCGAGCAGGAGGTGCCCTTCATCGTCAACCGCGTGCTGCCGGACCTGCCGAACGAGCCGGTTCTGCGCAACTTCGATGCCTTCTACCACGCGACGATGGCGGCCGCGCTAGGTTGAAGTTGAGCGTGGCGGTCGACCCCCACTCCGCCGAGCTTCGCTCGGCACCTCTCCCCCGATCGACGGGGGAGAGGAAAGGCGCCCAGTCGATTAGGCTGCGCTTTGAGCTGGAGGGTTTGGACTGCCAAGGATCAAGCGCCGACGCCGACTAATTTCCTCTCCCCCGTCGATCGGGGGAGAGGTGGCCGAAAGGGCCGGAGTGGGGGTCGACCCCGCGACGTATCCAAGACTGGAACCAACCCATGACCCAACTCGATCCCGCCATCAAAGTCCGCCACGAACCGATGCGCATCGCCGGCGAGAAGGTCGACGCCGAGCAGAGGCTGGAAGTGCGCTTCCCCTGGAACGATACCGTCATCGGCACGGTGTCCGCGGGCGGGGCGGAGCATGCCAGGCGCGCCTTCGAGATCGCGGCTGCCTACCAGCCGAAGCTGACGCGCTACGAGCGGCAGAAGATCCTGCTCAGGACCGCCGAGCTGCTCAATGCCCGCAAGGACGAGCTGTCGGATCTCATCACGCTGGAGCTCGGCATCTCCAAGCAGGATTCGCTCTACGAGGTCGGTCGCGCGTTCGACGTTTTTACGCTCAGCGGTCAGTTGGCCATCCAGGACGACGGGCAGATATTTTCCTGCGATCTCACCCCGCATGGCAAGCAGCGCAAGATCTTCACCATCCGCGAGCCGCTCAACGCGATCTCGGCGATCACCCCGTTCAACCATCCGCTCAACATGGTGTCGCACAAGGTGGCGCCGGCGATCGCCACCAACAATTGCGTGGTAGTCAAGCCGACCGAGCTGACGCCGATCACCGCGCTGATGCTGGCCGACATCCTTTACGAGGCCGGCCTGCCGCCCGAAATGCTTTCGGTCGTCACCGGCTGGCCCGCCGATATCGGCGACGAGATGATCGCCAACCCCAACATCGACCTCATCACCTTCACCGGCGGCGTGCCCGTCGGCAAGATGATCGCGTCGAAGGCCGGCTACAAGCGCCAGGTGCTGGAGCTCGGCGGCAACGATCCGCTGATCATCCTCAACGATCTTTCGGACGAGGATCTGGCGAAGGCCGCCGATCTGGCTGTCGCGGGCGCCACCAAGAATTCCGGCCAGCGCTGCACGGCAGTGAAGCGCATCCTGGTGCAGGAAAAGGTTGCCGATCGTTTCGTGCCGATGGTGCTGGAGCGTGCCAAGGCGATCCGCTTCGGCGATCCGCGCGACCCGGCAACGCAGCTCGGCACGGTGGTGCACGAGAAGGCTGCGGCGCTGTTCGAAAGCCGTGTCCACATGGCGGCCGAGCAAGGCGCCGAGGTGCTTTACAATCCCGGCCGCAAGGGCGCGTTGCTGCCGCCGATCGTCGTCGACCGCGTGCCGCACCAGTCCGAGCTGGTGATGGAGGAAACTTTTGGGCCGATCGTGCCGATCGTGCGCGCGCCGGACGATGACGAGGCGCTGATCGCGTTGTCGAACTCCACGGCCTTCGGCCTGTCGTCGGGCGTTTGCACCAACGACTTCCGCCGCATGCAGAAATACATAACCGGCCTCAAGGTCGGCACCGTCAACATCTGGGAAGTGCCGGGATACCGCATCGAGATGAGCCCATTCGGCGGCATCAAGGATTCGGGCAACGGCTACAAGGAAGGCGTCATCGAGGCGATGAAGAGCTACACCAACGTCAAGACCTTCTCCTTGCCTTGGTAAGCGTCGTGAAGGACAGTTTCGACCTTGCCGTGGTCGGCTCCGGCATTCTTGGGCTGGCTCATGCTCTTGCGGCGGCGCGCCGCGGCTTGCGCGTCATTGTCATCGATCGCGACCAGAAAGCGAATGGCGCCTCAATCCGCAATTTCGGCCTCGTCGTCGTCACGGGACAGGAGTCGGGCCCGT includes the following:
- the phnY gene encoding phosphonoacetaldehyde dehydrogenase, whose translation is MTQLDPAIKVRHEPMRIAGEKVDAEQRLEVRFPWNDTVIGTVSAGGAEHARRAFEIAAAYQPKLTRYERQKILLRTAELLNARKDELSDLITLELGISKQDSLYEVGRAFDVFTLSGQLAIQDDGQIFSCDLTPHGKQRKIFTIREPLNAISAITPFNHPLNMVSHKVAPAIATNNCVVVKPTELTPITALMLADILYEAGLPPEMLSVVTGWPADIGDEMIANPNIDLITFTGGVPVGKMIASKAGYKRQVLELGGNDPLIILNDLSDEDLAKAADLAVAGATKNSGQRCTAVKRILVQEKVADRFVPMVLERAKAIRFGDPRDPATQLGTVVHEKAAALFESRVHMAAEQGAEVLYNPGRKGALLPPIVVDRVPHQSELVMEETFGPIVPIVRAPDDDEALIALSNSTAFGLSSGVCTNDFRRMQKYITGLKVGTVNIWEVPGYRIEMSPFGGIKDSGNGYKEGVIEAMKSYTNVKTFSLPW
- a CDS encoding 2-aminoethylphosphonate--pyruvate transaminase, whose product is MLAEMKLAAAKPLDGPALGEPYLLTPGPLTTAYAVKQAMLRDWGSWDGDFRAMTAELRRRLLALTGDSRDEFDCVPMQGSGSFCVEAMLGSFVPRDGKVLVLANGAYGLRAAQTMQYIGRAYTLIDKGDYLPPRGEEVAAALEADPAITHVIAIHCETSSGILNPVAEISEAVYANGRKLLVDSMSAFGAIPLDVNEIRYEAMVSSANKCIEGVPGFGFVIARKSELEAAKGRSHSLSLDVHAQWANMNKTGQWRYTPPTHVVAAFLEALRLHEAEGGVAGRGARYTLNRDVMVAGMRALGFETLLKDRWLSPIIVTFFSPAHPNFAFDRFYELMKDKGFIIYPGKLTVVDSFRIGCIGQMDEHVMRRVVEAASQSLNEMGVDTAAPSPAAIAERAKLAA
- the phnA gene encoding phosphonoacetate hydrolase, translated to MNQMSPVNVTANGRSYAWPRVPAIAICLDGCEPAYLDEAIHAGLMPALEKIKKKGTVRFAHSVIPSFTNPNNLSIATGRPPAVHGICGNYLYNPETGEEVMMNDPKFLRAPTVFQAFYDAGAKVAVVTAKDKLRALLGKGLKFDDGRAMCFSAERSDTTTKIEHGIDNASKHFGLPVPEVYSAELSEFVFAAGVQLLKEFRPDVMYLTTTDYVQHKYAPGVPQANAFYEMFDKYLAQLDALGAAIVVTADHGMKPKHHADGSPNVVYVQDLLDEWLGKEAARVILPITDPYVVHHGALGSFATAYLPKGADREAVMEKLRKVEDIILVLGREEGCARFELPEDRMGDIILISGENKTIGTSEHRHNLAALDEPLRSHGGLTEQEVPFIVNRVLPDLPNEPVLRNFDAFYHATMAAALG
- a CDS encoding LysR substrate-binding domain-containing protein encodes the protein MRYVQLRAFHQVAISGGFSRAAEALFLTQPAISDQVRKLEEEYDVLLFNRNKKQVTLTTQGQRLLEITHRMFETEQQALELLTESRALRSGTLRIVADAAHHLLHILGAFRARYPGVQVSVRSGNTETVISSLYSYEADIGVLGEMPAGRDFEMLKLNSTPITAFVSAEHPLSDRKSLTLGQLAQEPLVMRERGSKTRKKLEDLAAASNVELKPAIEAEGREAVREIVASGAGVGFVSAAEFGHDSRLVPITIDAPETLMDEALICLRERSGGKLVRAFLDMARSMSGD